The Maylandia zebra isolate NMK-2024a linkage group LG4, Mzebra_GT3a, whole genome shotgun sequence genome segment GGATGTGGAGTCTGTCAGCAGCCGCATGAATAACATGGCGGCAGAAAGTCATCATGACTTTGATCATCAGAATCAGTTCGTTATATCTCACACAGCAGAACTTCCTTCATCTGACtctaattaaaggaaaaaatataatttaagttTTTTCATGCAGAACTGGAGGACCACGTTTGGTCTTTGCTCTCGTTATGTGGTGTGCTGGTTTGGGACGATTCTCAGAGTGAGCTAGTCTTAAATAAACCGTGACACAGCTCCGACACTCGCCGCTCACATCGACACtaaatgttttgtttcagtGGACGTGCTTGTCAGATTTCAGCAGCCTGTAGGGGGTGCTATGCCTGTGTTTGTCTCACCTGCAGTCCCACTCTCAGCGTCCTGCACTCCTCCAGCGGCATCGACAGGTAATCAGAGTACACGCTCTGCCCGTTGTCATGAAAATTGAGGCGGGGCTTGACACTAGTGATGTCAGCTTTCAGCGTGAAGAGGATGGCTGTGACACAAAGATAAGGGTTCAAATATAAAACACACAGGCGTAAGATAATCACAGGTTGTGATGTGATTTATTTGTTGTTCCTTAACCCTGACATGTGACAGACACCAATAGAGTCCAGGATCTGGGTGGGctttaaggcgtctgggaagggaactcaaaactggattatagatggcagacagttggtgtcgtaaacccccgcctctgttcaaagatggtcgctcacagtggacataaatgcttctttcactcctctttcaaaccatctgtcctctctgtccaaaatgtgaacattggcatcctctttcaatccagttttgagttccctccccagacaccttaacgcccactcacatcctgggtcatctgacctcaggaaatcacatgacagggtgactacgatgacctggttgactgagaaccttcacagacatctaaAATACAAGACTGTTTTATTAAAACTCCGGCAAGATTTTTATGAAATTGAGTAGGACCACGAATTGATCCTTGAGGAACTCCACATTAAAATTCATAGATAAAGATAATCTACATTTTAGACTGGATTTCAATACacaacattttatttctgaTACTTTAGTTTCTCTGTGAAAAGATTAAGAACAAACATGTTCAAACAAAGGCTTGACGACATTGTGAGGCAGCATCAGATCATGGGAGTCGACAGCCACACTCAGTAGCTTAGATTAAAAAACATGCGCTGAACGAAATTTAAATGAATACACTGCCCAGGTAGCACATCCGAAGTTACTTTTACAACATCACCTTTGGTGGGACATATCAGTTTCATTtaatgtaaatgaaaataacTCCAGCAGTGTTAGCTGACATACTGTAGAAGATGGATATTTAAAGCTTCAGTCAgtcatttttaagttatttaataGAATAAAAGAATACTGTATTCataaacatacatacagacaaaaATAGTGTTATTACACAGAAACTGATGCATTCTCATAAACGTATAGTTGatgtattatcattattattttagcaGAGTGGCTGGGAGGAACAACTCCCTTCTGACTAATGTTGGGGTTTTACACATGTGCCCATCACCAGTCAGAAGTGAGCGTCTCTGACTCACTAACTCGTATCAGACTCCATTCACAAACTTCTACTGCCTCCTCCAGAGTAAATAAAGGTGGATGCTTCTCACTCGGGATTGACAGATACTCTGGATTACTGCCATCACACTGATTTTTCTGCCAATACTACAGTTTGGGGTTTGAGTTGGGGTTTAATTATAGCAGAAAAGGTATCGGATGTATTACTGATAGTTGGCTGAAGCCTCACGATGCTTCTGTAATGGAACATGACGACTTTAGAGGAGATCAACTTGCAGGGAAAAAATCTTTTTATTAATTTGaaattattttcagttttgGTTGGTGTGACCTGCGATGACAGAGGAAGTACTCTTTTTATGCTGGGGTTTATCAATAGTTtatcaatatatttatatttgcacACCAATGCTAAATTAGCCAATACTTGAATGGACTCTGGTCTTCTCTTTCTGTGTGTAGTTGACATGTTAACAGTTATCAGCTTCTCTGTGAGACAGAAGACGCTCGGGTCCAGAGACACAGTGAGGGTGACCTTGTCTCTGATTGGTCAAATTAACACAACcagcaaacacagacacacactgagagAGCGAGAGTCTCAGATGTAATAATATCAGTTTCTCTAATGTGATTTATCATTCAGAGAATCACTCAGGGGACAAGAGGACACACAAGGACACGGCATGATGtcatctgtgcgtgtgtgtacagGCGTGTTATAGCAACAgtgtggcctcagctctgattGGTCAAGTTAACGAGACACAATAAGGACACACGCtcagagtctgtgtgtgtgttgattaaAAACTGGATCTAATTGACAGCTGTGTCCTGTCAATCACGCACGcccgcacgcacgcacgcacgcacgcacgcacgcacgcacgcacgcacaggaAGTTGATGTCATTAGCAAGTCCAGCCTGTAACCTCTTGTTAGTGGCAGTGTGGTCGATTGCTGTGCTCGCTTAGACTCTCCTGAGGTGTTACCTCAGGTCACCTGACCCAGGTGTGTGTCTACAGGTCAGAAACCACTACGGGCTGTTTCCATGGTTACACGTTGGTGGGCTGACACTCCACCATCTCGCTCAACTGCCTGATAAAATCCTGCTGCGTAGTTTCTGTCTGCTGGTGCTGAGAGTGATGCGAGATGGACAGTGAGAGTCCACCTGTTGGAGGTTAATCCAGCTGTGAGCTCAGCTTTGAAGGCAGCACCTCCTCTTGCAGCAGGCCATAGGGACGTGAACTTTGGATGAGTCACATGACTTCATCTTTCAACAGCCAAACTCTGGGAAAACTGGGAATGGTCATGATTTACTTTGATAGATAACAGTTTATGCCTGATTTTACTGGCACACGGGCACCTGGTAGGATATAATGAGCAACTACAGCCAGAAGGTTGGGTTAATGCATCCTTAAGCTAAAACTGAAGGAAGCCCGCAGCTATGGGCATTGGAGAAGGAAAGCAAACaggaaaaatatgtaaatactCTTGCATCAAACGCCATCAAAAACTAATGAAACGGGACTGATTCTGAACCTTCCAGGTAGACATAGCATGTTACAGGTGTACTACCGCGTCTGAACAATACTTCCTGGTTTAATTTGGCTCAGCTATCCTTCACGGACATCTCCCTGCAGTCCTGTTTTGGCCACTCGTATGCTCTCCTCCACAGAGCCAAACCTTCCAGCCCAGCCTTCCAACCTTCGCAGAAGTTAGCATGATCAGATTTAATATGGGtgcatttttttgtctttgactCACTGATGTTGTCTCTGTCGCTCTTCTCTCCCCTGTTGAACATGTAGAAGAAACACACTTCCACCTGTATACTGAGAGAGTcgagctgttagcatgttatCGTGTGAAAACACCTCCGTACTGAGGGTCTGTGAGCATGTTAGCTGATGGTAGCTTTGAATCTCACCAGAAGTCACAGCTGTTTGGGTCCACGATGGTCGGAGAAACTTtgagtgttttatttaaatggatGACCGGTCGACTCCTGAGGATCAACACATCAGTCcattaataaatgcataaatttAGTTATTCTTGAGCTCTTAATTAGCAGTAAGTGCTAATGATCAGTACTTTGAGGACTTCAAAATGTACTTTAGATGAGCACTATTTAGCGCAGAAGTTGGTACCTGAACAGAACAACGGTATCATCGAGAGAACCAACCAGCAGGTCCGGGTAATAGTTCCCATCAACATCCCCGCCTGCAGAAAGGGAGTAGCCAAAAGTCCCGAAAACAGGGGAGACCGTGCTGCCTCGGATCACCTGTACAGAGGAGGAGGCGGGGTCACAGGTGTGTCTGCACACCAATTTAAAAACCTTCACTGGCAAAACTTGTCTGGCCCGTGAGGACATGTCTGCACTCTGATGGTTCAGAGTTGGTTTGAAAGTTGTGTCCTGGGAATGTGGGTCAAACATAGAAAGGACCGTGTTTTTGTGAGACCTGGCTCGGCTCTGTAGAGATGCCCTCACTGCTTCCTGTCCAGATCATCACACTTCCTGCTTCATGAAAAGGAGCTCCGATGGCAAAGTCTGGAACAACCAAAGACCCGTCACCATGACTACTGATTAATGATCACGAAAACACCAGCATCACGTTGAGCCCTCACCCTGGAAGCCATCCTGGTTGAGGTCTCCTGCAGCGGCCACAGCCATGCCGAATGCCGACCCTGCCGGCCCCTTCAGCACTACGCTGGGCTCAGAATTGAACCTCCCTCCTACGTTCACGTAGACATAAACTGCCCCGCCCACCTCCGTCTGACGGTGGAAATAAAAAGGAGCGCCCACCAGCAGGTCGTTCCACCTGTGGGACAAAAAAGCAGCTCAGTGAGTGTTCCTGAAACATGTTCCTCAGGTTTAGATTATGGTGCTCTGTGGTTCCCACTGAGTCGTTGTCATCAGATTTTACTAAAGGTACTGACCGTGTTGCCTCAGTGCGGGTCATGTGACCCATAAACCATTCCTCACCCGTCATTATTGAGGTCAGTAACTGCCAAGGCGTTCCCAAAATACGAGCCCATCTGTTGACCGCGCAGCTTCTGGCGAATCATCAGTTTATCAGAGCGCTTGACGGCCAGCAGCACCGAGCCATGAGCGTCTTCCATACGGTCCCGAGGAGCTCCTATTCAACAACACACCAATCAACACATCTATCAGTAAATCTACAGGTCAACCAGCTGCTTCCTGATTAGCTGAAAAGTCTTCACCTGTTACGATGGTTTCATCATCCTCAGAGAGAAGGCGAGGAGCCTGAGCGACAGAATATCCTGCACAAATACACGTTTTACATTCAGCTTCAATTCTTTAAATGTAGGAAAGGTTCCCATTAAAAGCATACATGTCTGAACATTCATtgaaacttcaaaataaaagcagctgaATTCtgtgacacacagacagatagatacATGCGAGACCGATGGAGGACTGATCCAGAGGAGACCTGCTTCATTAAAATAAGTCTGCCACgtaaaacaataacacaaagcACGATTCAGATCCTGACTGATCCGCACGTCAAAGTATCGGCTGCTCATCCACATACGTAACTCTGCACTTAGCTTGTGAGGCTGCAGGTATTTATTTAAGTCAAAGGAAAGAGCCGGACTCACAGCCACCTGTGGCGGCAAACACTTCCTGCAGAAACCAGAATTACACTTTTTGAACGATATGAAAGCCGGTTTGACGCGTGCGTTTCTGAatgaagacacacaaacagagagttTTCACTATGGACTCTTTTCTGCGTCAGCGTGTGACTAAAAACCTGAAACACTGCTCACAATAAGCTAAGCCTGACGAGAGCTTCTGCTCTGTGTTGAGGAACATTAGCGTTTCTACAGGACACCGTCCCTCTGCTCCACCCTCATTAAATCATTGTCTCAAACCGCATGTGCTCATTGCAAACCTTATTTAGGCACATTCATGTAGCTGATTTAAATACTGTCCTGCCCTGAGGAAGACACGTGTGACCGAGCTCAGATCTGAATGAGCTATTTAAAGAGACGGCGCACCGATGTAGATGTTCCTGTGCTTCTGGTTGGAGAAGGAGCTCTTCTTGGTGTCAAACTCATCGTCAGGGTTCATCCAGGAGACTTGGACGTTTCCtacaacacacacaccatgAACTGCATTAGATGCTCACAGAGCTGAGATGCTCGCtctgaaaaggaagaaaaacatcagaatagaatagaatagaatcaCCTTGCCATTCGAAGCTTCCAGGCGAGCCAACAATGACTTCGCTTTGAGTGATGGCCGCTGACATCCCCATCCCGCACATGACCTCACCAGTGAAATCACCCAGATGACTGAATACAGACAGGCAGCAGGTGAGGAGGCGGAGCATCACTCATCACCTGTAGTGTGCAGTCATGTGACATACCTGCAGGACTGTTCGGGGTCCTGCCAATTAGAGTCGTTCTCGTCGTACCGCAGGTCGTTTCCACGGAGATAACAGCGGCCAATCATTTGCCTTAAATTGAACGCTCCATAGAGTTTTGTGAAGCGGTGACCGCATGCCTGCAGAGCAAACACGCCGTTCTTTAACTTCTCACCAATAGGAAaataatcagccaatcagagcacaAACTCACCAGGACACGCCCCCCAGGCCGGCCCTGACTGGCTACTGAGACGCCCAACCACATGTCCTCGACCAGTTCATCAGCATGGATCTTGGCTGAAACACATCACAGGTGAGTCACAGACTGTAGGCTCCGCCCACTGACGGGGTAAAGGTAAAAAAGTAAACTTTTGTGTGATTTATTCCACTGACTCTAACCCCATACGACCTGTGCTGCAAATATGTTGTCCAGCAGCTGACAGAGCAGGTGCTATCCTGCACACCTGAGCTGCAGCACTATGACAGCACAGCTCACCTGGACCTGTCACACAGGTGTCACATACCCGCTGGCTAACCTCAGCCGGGAGAGTCAGCTCAGATCAGTGAGTCGCTGATTCATGACAGTTTCTCTCCAtataaacactgtgtgtgtgtgtgtgtgtgtgtgtgtgtgtgtgtgtgtgtgtgtgtgtgtgtgtgtgtgtgtacatgtgggtgggtgtgttgctgttgttgtgtttgagcAGCCGataacacacacagcagctttcACTGCTCACTGAGGGATGGAGTTCCCATAATGCACCAGGACACTGATAGCATCACCCATTAGTGCAGCCAAACAAGCTCAGGAAACGGGTCGCTGACTGTCAGGCTGAGTACCTGATCTGTGATTGACCGATACAAGAGAAAGTAAACAAACCAGCCAATAAGGCTAAGGACACGTGTGACTCACTTGGATCTATGAGCTTCATCCTCCTGCAGTCTGACTGGTTGGCACTGATTGGACAGGTGTACACTCCTCCTGTGTGATTGGCTGGAACATTTGGCTCCGCCTTCTCTCTGGGGGCTCCGACTAATAGCCTGTCGGGATGACACAGACGGCACAGTTAACGTTTGAGATTCTGGGTGGAATAAATGAGGAAACGTCTGaaggacacacacagaggacacgGGTCGCCTCCTTCTAAGGAGCTTCAGTCACGTGACGTGAATTATCTGAAGATGAGCAAACCGGCCCAGCCTTCCAGAGACAGTTCGGGGGactctgtttgtgtcagtgCCGTCTACATTTAGTCTCACAGTAAAGTTTTACTGGAACAAACGTGTCCTCCCAGCTGAGAGCTCGTTCACAGCAGCCTGACCTGACTGTGCATCTGTACCTGTTTAACTGCTGCTGTGGGGTCCCAACTGCTTCACAGCTCAAACCCTATCAAACACACATTTGAACTCTGCCTGTCCTTAGGCATCACTACCTGCTTAACGTGTCTCCCAGAATCACCTGACTATGCATAGTGTCCTCAAGAACCCATAAGACcatggcagatggccccgcccctccctgagcctggttctgctgcaagtttcttcctgttaaaagggagttttaaaagagttttaaaagagtttttccttcccactgtcacatagggggtcatatgattgttgagtttttctctgtatctattattgtaggttctaccttacaatataaagcgccttgaggtgatagttgttgtgattttgaatTATTGATCATGAGTGTGACAATCACAGAGGAACACAcctggggggagggggggaacTTCCAATCAAAGACATTGACCTCCTAACCCCTGAACACTCCAAGGAAGCTACATtagagtgagagtgtgtgtgtgtgtgtgtgtgtgtgtgtgtgtgtgtgtgtgtgtgtgactaacAGCTAATCCAATTACAGAGTATAAAGAGACAGTTGTCACGGTGACTAGAGACAGACAGCTGGGTGGCCTCTGTGTGACCGCCTCTCACATAGAGACAGGAAATGTGCAGCTTTAGTGTGACCTGCACTTCCTGTTAGACCCCCCATCTAACCTCAGTTTACTCTCACACGATACTCTGCAGACAGTAGCTGCGCGCAGAGACttgagctgcttttattttgaaagtctaacctaaaaatgtgtgtgtgcagtgtgagGCTGCACCATGTGACCTGCCGGCATCTGCTCGGACTCACTCTGACGATAAACGCCGCGCTGACAGAGGTGGGCGCTGTCACTCCTCTGCTCCCCGACATTACGGAGCCCCCGAAAACCTCCTGAAGCTCCACCTTTCTTAATACCGCCTTGTCCTTTATCTGCTGTTTGCGCAGACTTCAGAAGAATTCAGACATATTATTAACGCTGTGGGGCATTCacctgactctgtgtgtgtctgacgcacacacacagagtacgGTGTGTGTTTGATAGGGTCCAGTGAAGGAAGCGGAGAAGTCGGCCAGAATTCGGTGGAGAACAGTCACCTGAAGCCAGACAGACCACTCTGTGAAGCCAGAGAGCGGACAGAAATGTTGCCCACGACGACCACAAAATGATCCACTATTTTAGACGTCCTCACAACTCCAAATGCCACGTTTATTATTCACACATGAAAGTGTTTCTGAGATATgacctcacttcctgttttactgctGCTTTGATTAGCTGTGATAGATTTGGTTCTAACTGATGAAAAGTGGAAACAATGTTGCTTTGAACTCTGCTTCATCAAAATAATCCAGCAGTTCTTCATCTATAGAAAAGGACCCACACAAGCCCGCTCTGTCACAACACTGGTGTTAATGGTCACTTTGAGGACAGTAGAGATCTGCTGACCTAAGGTTCAGTCTGAAGTCAGATCATTTACCCGGACACACCTAAAAGCAGATGTACAGCtagcacgcacgcacgcacgcacgcacgcacgcacgcacgcacgcacgcacgcacacacacaggtgtgtaCTCACAGGTAGCTCTCTGTCTTCAGGTCTTGGTGCAGAGCAACAGAAAATCCAAACAGACTTCCTCGTTCGCCCATCTTCAGCAGTGGAAATGATGTGTCGAGGTTAAACGCTGCACACACGCTGATACCCACAACCAGCAACATGCACACACCTGTTGCCATGGAGACACACACCTGAACagcagaaaaaagtcagaagtgCGATTGTCAGTAAGTTATCTTTAATGTCACACAGGTTTTATTCTACCTGGCTGTATCGTCATGGTAACTGATGCTCAGTGGAAGACGTATGAAATGTGAAAGCTGCTGAGCCGTACCTTTGTCGTGTCATCAAATGAGTCCTGAGTGAATCTCTCAGAGTGTTAAAATGCTGACTGTGGTCTGGATAGCCATCTATCTCTTTCATGCAGACGACACTGTTATTGATGAGCCTCTTTATACCCTCACAGTCACACTCCACCGTGAACTTAATCTGCTGCGTTTCAGGACGTTTTGGTATAATCTCGAAAAAACTGGATTGGGGTTGTATTTGGAAATGTAATTCACAAAGGTAGCATGAAAATCAAAAGTCAAAGATTATTGTAATCTTTTATTTGAAGTTTGAATCTCTGGAAGCAGGATTGATGCTGCTCAGCTTTCTCTGGGTTATGTTAAGAAAGAGTGCAGCTCATCCAAGCTGTGTGAGCTTCCTACTTTGTGATGATCTGCTGGGATTGGTGGTGGTCGCTCTGCCACGGTTGATTTGAAGTTGGTATGGAAAATGAGGAGCACTTCATCATTCTACCTGCTCACAAGCTTAATGGAGATgctgatttctttttccagcAGAGTTTAGCAGGTGTCCGCAGCAGCAAAGCTAAAGGAAACAGTTTTCTGGTCACCCTGAACGCCACAGAGAATCTACGAAAGTCACTTCACCCAAAACTTCAGTAACACCTCAGCAGCTATGAGCTTTTCTCCTCCGTGCTATCGTTGTGTTCCTTATCCTTTTCTACTGTATTTCCTTGCAGCTCTTTactcttctctctgtgttttctgttgggTTTATGTCTTTCAGTAAATACTGAGAAACTGTCTTTCTGTGAGCTGCAAACAGTATACCTGTACTGACTgtatttttgctttcacttcagGCTGTTCGTTCTGGCACTAATGAAACATTAATTACATGTAACAGCGCATTAAATATGAAGTGTTTTTATGCTCTCTTCTATCCCACACAGAcactttatggtaaatggtaaatggcctgcatttgtatagcgcttttctagtccataggaccccaaagcgctttacactacattcagtcattcacccattcacacacacattcacacactggcgatggcaagctacgttgtagccacagctaccctggggcgcactgacagaggcgaggctgccggacacaggcgccaccgggccctctgaccaccaccagtaggcaaacatggggttagtatcttgcccaaggatatttgacatgcagcccggaggcagcctgggatcgaaccaccgaccttctgattagtggctgacctgctctgccacctgagctacagcctctCACAGAATCTTTACCCAGCAGACTTACAGTACATTAGCTTTAGATGTGGAGTATTTTGACTCTGTGGCACTTCATTACAGCGTGAGGACACCCGTCTAACCCTGGAATGAATTTACTGAGATATTAAATTTGCTGCTGAATAATAGAAATCTGGTCTGAAGTCTGTCCCTGTCAGATCAAATGTAAAGAAATAAGGGTAGAGGAAGAAATGCAGACCTGTTGCTCTTCCTG includes the following:
- the LOC101465384 gene encoding integrin alpha-3 — encoded protein: MSQQEEQQVCVSMATGVCMLLVVGISVCAAFNLDTSFPLLKMGERGSLFGFSVALHQDLKTESYLLLVGAPREKAEPNVPANHTGGVYTCPISANQSDCRRMKLIDPTKIHADELVEDMWLGVSVASQGRPGGRVLACGHRFTKLYGAFNLRQMIGRCYLRGNDLRYDENDSNWQDPEQSCSHLGDFTGEVMCGMGMSAAITQSEVIVGSPGSFEWQGNVQVSWMNPDDEFDTKKSSFSNQKHRNIYIGYSVAQAPRLLSEDDETIVTGAPRDRMEDAHGSVLLAVKRSDKLMIRQKLRGQQMGSYFGNALAVTDLNNDGWNDLLVGAPFYFHRQTEVGGAVYVYVNVGGRFNSEPSVVLKGPAGSAFGMAVAAAGDLNQDGFQDFAIGAPFHEAGSVMIWTGSSEGISTEPSQVIRGSTVSPVFGTFGYSLSAGGDVDGNYYPDLLVGSLDDTVVLFRSRPVIHLNKTLKVSPTIVDPNSCDFCIQVEVCFFYMFNRGEKSDRDNITILFTLKADITSVKPRLNFHDNGQSVYSDYLSMPLEECRTLRVGLQSVIRDKVEPLVFSLNASLYEKFPKKKKNVQDLKRLPVLSETPQPIRTQIHIQKDCGSDNRCHSNLQMTARFTDESQKAFPELEGTQVMYFNSTIKRLFLEVNISNTPSTGQPAEDAHNTILSISIPPSLIYSGVETKGDASAVVECSVEGTSLQCELGNPFRSNNKVQVLIKFQPSEISLDTREIQSVLQLSTLSEQPDLSPISVFMVVEYLLQTSLSLISTSGPTSFSGHVIGEVAMKKTEDIGSLLVLTFQVHVQGKPLGHLGTLEVEFDWPMEATNGKWLLYLTEIQINGTSEPRCSPPGNIINPLNLTLSKEEKKKMKRNLDEVNEEEEQTDRTPTVLHLQRKKKRYSLDCVRGARCVKFVCPLVSMNNSATLTIKARLWNSTMIEDYSDASSVLVQGQASLKLQTNKPTVNMESHSSQIEVYIYPDLGLQVDSGAPLWIIMLSALAGVLLLALICLLLWKCGFFRRASTRELYQAKTQKAQMKSQPSENDRLTEEL